The Candidatus Goldiibacteriota bacterium HGW-Goldbacteria-1 sequence GAAGTGGGCAGGTACGGTTTTGGCGCCGATGGAAAAGATCTTGATATTTCAAAAGTTACAATGGAAGAACTTAGGAAAAAAATAGTGGTGCCAAGTTCTTTCAGGGTATTTTATTTAAAGTACGCCATGCAGAAGGGGATGACAGATAAAGAAATTAATGAAATTACAAAGATAGACCCGTGGTTTCTGCACTACATGAGGGAAATATACGATGAAGAAAAATCTTTAACCGCGCTTAGCGTTAAAACAGGAAGGCTGACGCCGGAAAAAGCGGAAGTGATAAAAGCGGAAATAATTCAGGCAAAAAAAGACGGTTTTTCCGATGTTCAGCTTGCCTATATTTTCGGCATAACAGAGGATAAATTCAGGGATATAAGGACAGGCCTTGGCATAAAACCGGTTTATAAGATGGTGGATACATGTGCGTCTGAATTTAAGGCGTACACCCCGTATCTGTATTCCGCATATGATTCGGAAAATGAAAATCCCGTGTCAAAAAAGAAAAAAGGGATTATCCTTGGCGGCGGACCCAACAGGATAGGCCAGGGAATTGAATTTGACTATTGCTGCGTTCACGGCGTGTTCGCGCTAAAAGAGCTTGGCTACGAAGTGTCCATGGTTAACTGCAATCCCGAAACCGTTTCCACCGACTATGACACATCGGACAAACTATATTTTGAACCGCTGACGATGGAAGATGTAATGGCTATCGCTGTTGAAGAAGGGCCTGACGCCGGCTTTATAGCGCAGTTTGGCGGGCAGACGCCGTTAAAACTTGCGATGCCGCTTTATAATCAGAACGTGAAAATAATGGGGACATCCCCGCTGTCAATTGACATCGCGGAAGACAGGGAAAAGTTTGATAAGATTCTGACAAAGCTTAACATAAGCAGGCCGGAAAACGGCACCGCTTTTTCGCTTGAAGAGGCGTGGAAAATAGTAAAAAGGATAGGATATCCGGTGCTTGTAAGGCCGTCGTATGTGCTTGGCGGGCGAGGCATGGAAATTGTATATGATGACATAAGTTTTGAAAAGTATGCCAAAGAGGCTTTTATTGTATCTGAAAAGCATCCGGTTTTAATTGACAAGTTTCTGGAAGACGCAATTGAAGTGGACGTGGACTGCGTGTGTGACGGAAAAGAAGCTGTCATCTGCGGCATCATGGAACACATAGAAGAAGCGGGGATACACTCCGGCGATTCGGCGTGCGTGCTTCCGCCGTTAAGCATAAGGCAGGACGCCATTGCAACGATAAGGGATTACACGCATAAAATGGCGCTGGAACTGAACGTTAAAGGGCTTATGAACGTGCAGTACGCTCTTCGCAACGACCACGTTTATGTCCTGGAAGTAAATCCGCGCGCTTCAAGAACGGTGCCGTTTGTCAGCAAAGCCACGGGTATTTCCTGGGCAAAGATAGCCACAAAAATAATGGCAGGCATGACCATAAAGCAGCTTAAGGTAAAGGAAAACCTTGACCTTCCGCACATATCGGTAAAAGAGGCTGTACTTCCGTTTAATAAATTTCAGGGAGCCGACATTGTGCTTGGCCCGGAAATGAAATCCACCGGCGAAGTAATGGGAATAGATAAAGATTTTGGACACGCGTATTACAAGGCGCAGATAGCCGCGGGGCAGAAACTGCCGGCAGGCGGGACTGTGTTTGTAAGCGTAAAAAATAAAAATAAGCGCGACATTGTTTTTGTGGTAAAAAAGCTGCGCGACATGGGTTTTGACATAATGGCAACCGAAGGTACGGCAAACGTGCTTAGGAAATACGGCATAATTGCAAAGACGGTAAAAAAGGTATCGGAAACATCGCCGAATATTCTTGACCATATGAAAGCGGGAAAGGTTCAGCTTATCATCAACACTCCCGTGGGCAAAGGGCCAAGAAGCGATGACTATATGATAAGGACGCAGGCGATAACGCTTGGAATACCATATACCACCACAATGGCGGGCGCGCAGGCGGTTGTCACCGCGATAGAAGCTGCAGGCGAAGTGAAGATGTCGGTAAAATCAATTCAGGAATATTACAAAGAAGCGCGTAAGAAGTAATTTATAAATAACGGCAGTGAAATAAAGCGTCCATTGAAGGGTGCTTAAAGATATACTTCGGGATGAACCGAAGGGAAAATAGCGAATTAAGCAAAAGCGTAAAAAATAGCGTGTTAAGCTATAGGCAATTAAGCAGAAGCGGAAAAAATAGTTAAGGTGCTATGTTTACGCGATAGCTTAAATGCTTAAACCGCTAAAGTGCTATGTTTACGCTATAGCTTAACTGCTTAATAAACTTTATCGCTATATTTAAAGGAGCATATTATGAAGAAGAAAGCCGGTAATAAAAGCGGCGCTGACGCTGCTGCGGTTTTAATGCTTGAAGACGGCACTTTTTATAAAGGCAAATCCGCGGGATTCAGCGGGGAAGCGGCCGGGCTTATAACTTTTGACAATTCCGTGGGCGGCTATCAGGAACTTCTAACCGACCCCGCGGTAAAAGGGCACATAATCTGCATGACATGGCCGGAACAGGGAAACACCGGGGTTAATTCCACTGATGCAGAATCGGGCGCTGTGCACGCGGCGGGGTTTGTAGCGGCGCAGATAAGCAGGTACACCAGCAGCTGGCGCGCCGAAGGGGATTTTAGAAGCTATCTTATAAAAAACAAAGTCACCGCAATTGACAGCCTTGATGTCCGCGCTATAGTCAGGCACATAATAAAAAAAGGCGAAATGGGCGCTGTGATATCCGCGGTTGATTTTGATAAAACATCGCTTCTTAAAAAAGCGCGCGCCGCCGCAAAGATAAAGATAACTGCCGTATCAACGGATAAAGAATATAAATGGGACAGCAGAAAAAAAATAAAAGGGCTTGATCTTTTCAGCAAAGAAGCGGTTTATCTTAAAGTATCGGATAATAAACGTAAATTTAAAGTGGCGGTTTTTGACTTTGGAATAAAGAACAGCACGCTTAAGATGTTCGCGTCAGCCGGATGCGAAGTAATAGTGCTTCCCGCGGATACAAAAGCGGGGCGCGTTGCGGAATTAAAGGCAGATGGTGTTTTTCTTTCAAGCGGCCCGGGCGATCCGCGTGAAATGAAAGAAATTCAGGCGCGGATAAAACAGCTTCTGGGAAAGGTTCCGGTATTTGCAACAGGGCTTGGCTGCCAGCTTATGGCATCTGCCGCCGGAATAAAAATTGACAGGATGAAAGCCGGACACAGGGGCGGCAATCATTCCATAATAAATCTTGAAACAAAAGGCGTGGAGGTCACGTCCCAGTATCACGGCTTTGCGATAAACGCGCAGTCGCTTAAAAAGTCAAAAAGCGGTTTCAAACCCCTGCTTATTGATTTAAACGACGGCGATGTGGAAGGCATTGAGGCAAAGAAATTAAAAGCATTCGGCATTCAGTATTATCCGCAGGCAAGGCCGGGCAAACACGACGCGCCTTTTGTGTTTAACAGGTTCATTGATTACATGAAATCCGCAAAAGGGGTGAAATAAAATGCCAAAACGCACAGATATTAAAAAAATAATGATAATAGGTTCCGGCCCCATCACCATAGGACAGGGATGTGAATTTGACTATTCGGGTACCCAGGCATGCAAGGCGTTAAGTGAAGAGGGGTATAAAACCATACTTGTAAATTCCAATCCCGCGACAATCATGACAGACCCGGAATACGCCGACCGTACTTACATAGAACCTGTGAACGAAGAATTTGTTGAAAAGATTATAAAGAAAGAAAGGCCGGACGCGTTAATACCCACAATGGGAGGCCAAAGCGGGCTTAACCTTGGTTCACAGCTTTCAAAAAGCGGCATATTAAAAAAGTACGGAGTGGAACTTATCGGCGCGGATTACAACGCCATAGAAAAAGCCGAAGACAGGCTTTTGTTTAAAAACGCCATACAGAAAATAGGGCTTGATGTGCCGGAAAGCGCGTACGTGGGTACAATGGAAGAAGCCATGGCGGCGGCGAAAATAATAAAATTCCCGATAATAGTAAGGCCGGCATTCACGCTTGGCGGCGCCGGCGGTTCCATAGCATATGGCATGAAAGATTTTAAACAGAAGGCGTATTACGGCCTTAAAGCATCGCCTATATCAAGGGTGCTGCTGGAAGAGTCCGTGCTTGGATGGAAAGAATACGAACTGGAACTTATGCGCGACCATGAAGACAACGTAATTCAGATATGCAACATAGAAAATTTTGACCCTATGGGCGTCCACACCGGAGATTCAATATGTTCCGCGCCTGCGCAGACATTTACGGCGGCGGAATGCGCGCTTATCAAGGACGCGGGAATAGACATAATGAGGGAAATTGGCGTAAACGGCGGCGTGAACATTCAGTTTGCCGTGAACCCCAAAAACGGCAAGTTAAAGGTAATTGAACTTAACCCGCGCGTGTCGCGCTCGTCTGCCCTTGCGTCAAAGGCGACAGGCTTCCCGATAGCAAGGGTCGCCACAAAACTTGCTGTGGGCTATACGCTTGATGAGGTTTTAAACACAATGACCAAAAGGACGCCCGCGTCTTCGGAACCTGACGTCGATTACGTTGTGACAAAAGTGGCAAGGTTTACCTTTGAAAAATTCAAGGACACTCCGGACATACTTGGGCCGCAGATGAAAGCGATAGGCGAAGTAATGGCAATGGGAAGGACGTTCAAGGAATCGCTTCAGAAAGCCATGCGCTCGCTTGAAACCGGAAGGTTTGGTTTTGGCGGCGACGGCAAAGACCCGTTATTGTCATCGCTGTCTGAAAAAGACATAGCAGAAAAACTTAAACTGCCTAATTCACAGCGGCTTTGGTACATCAGATACGCGCTGCAAAAGGGCATGGGTATAAAGAAAATTAATGAAATGACAGGAATTGACCCGTGGTTTATCGCTCAGCTGGATGAACTGATTGTGCAGGAAAATAAACTGAGAAAAAAATCCATCATTAAAAGCGCGGCGTTCCCGGATGAATTAAGAAGCGCGAAAGAATCGGGATTTTCCGATGTTCAGCTTGCGCAGATGCTTGGCACCACGCAGGATAAAGTAAGGGCGCTAAGGAAAAAGTTTGACATAAAGCCGGTTTATAAACACGCTGATACATGCGCCGGCGAATATGACGCAAAGTCGTCGTACCTGTATTCCACTTACGGCGGCGAAAATGAAAATCCGATAAACAAAATAAAGAAAAAAGCTGTTATTCTTGGCGGCGGCCCCAACAGGATAGGGCAGGGAATAGAATTTGACTACTGCTGCGTGCACGGCGTATTCGCGCTGAAAGAAGAAGGCTATGAAGTATCAATGGTAAACTGTAATCCTGAAACCGTATCCACGGACTATGACACCGCGGACAAACTGTATTTTGAACCGCTGACTGTGGAAGACATTTTAGCCATATCTGAAGATGAAGGGAAAAAGACGGGCTTTATTGTGCAGTTTGGCGGACAGACTCCGTTGAAGCTTGCCGTTCCGCTGAAGGAAGCGGATGTCAGAATAATGGGAACATCGCCGGAGTCCATTGACAGGGCGGAAGACAGAAAAAAGTTTGACGCTGTTCTGACAGAACTTAACATTCCAAGGCCGGAAAACGGCACGGCATTTAACCTTGCAGAAGCAAAAAAGATTGTAAAAGAAATGGGTTATCCCGTTCTTGTAAGGCCGTCGTATGTGCTTGGCGGGCGCGCCATGGAAATTGTGTATGACGAAGAGTCTTTTGATAAATATGCAAAAGAGGCTTTTATAGTTTCGGAGAAATATCCCATATTGATTGATAAGTTCCTTGAAGACGCGGTGGAAGTTGATGTGGACTGCATCTGCGACGGGAAAGAAGCTTTAATCGCGGGTATTATGGAACACATAGAAGAAGCGGGAATACATTCCGGTGATTCCGCCTGCGTGCTTCCTCCGATAACTATCAGGGGTGACATGCTGGAAAAAATTAAGCAATACACAAAGGCGCTGGCGTTAAAGCTTAACGTAAAGGGGCTTATGAACGTGCAGTACGCCATAAGAAACGATATTGTGTA is a genomic window containing:
- the carB gene encoding carbamoyl phosphate synthase large subunit (four CarB-CarA dimers form the carbamoyl phosphate synthetase holoenzyme that catalyzes the production of carbamoyl phosphate; CarB is responsible for the amidotransferase activity), yielding MPKRKDLKTILLIGSGPIVIGQGCEFDYSGTQACKALKEEGYRVVLVNSNPATIMTDPEFADATYIEPLTVDILEKIVIKEKPDAILPTVGGQTALNLAMEFVNKGFDKKYKVELIGANAKSIKKAEDREEFKQAMRKIGMDVPKSSYVTTMAAAMKAAKEIKFPIIIRPAFTLGGTGGGIAYNAAEFKVKADKGMKDSPVHGVLLEESVLGWKEYELEVMRDLKDNVVIICSIENLDPMGVHTGDSITVAPAQTLTDREYQFMRDAAIKIIREIGVDTGGSNIQFAVNPENGRMIVIEMNPRVSRSSALASKATGFPIAKIAAKLAVGYTLDEIPNDITRYTPASFEPALDYVVTKIPRFTFEKFKESKDELGVQMKSVGEAMAIGRTFKESFQKALRSMEVGRYGFGADGKDLDISKVTMEELRKKIVVPSSFRVFYLKYAMQKGMTDKEINEITKIDPWFLHYMREIYDEEKSLTALSVKTGRLTPEKAEVIKAEIIQAKKDGFSDVQLAYIFGITEDKFRDIRTGLGIKPVYKMVDTCASEFKAYTPYLYSAYDSENENPVSKKKKGIILGGGPNRIGQGIEFDYCCVHGVFALKELGYEVSMVNCNPETVSTDYDTSDKLYFEPLTMEDVMAIAVEEGPDAGFIAQFGGQTPLKLAMPLYNQNVKIMGTSPLSIDIAEDREKFDKILTKLNISRPENGTAFSLEEAWKIVKRIGYPVLVRPSYVLGGRGMEIVYDDISFEKYAKEAFIVSEKHPVLIDKFLEDAIEVDVDCVCDGKEAVICGIMEHIEEAGIHSGDSACVLPPLSIRQDAIATIRDYTHKMALELNVKGLMNVQYALRNDHVYVLEVNPRASRTVPFVSKATGISWAKIATKIMAGMTIKQLKVKENLDLPHISVKEAVLPFNKFQGADIVLGPEMKSTGEVMGIDKDFGHAYYKAQIAAGQKLPAGGTVFVSVKNKNKRDIVFVVKKLRDMGFDIMATEGTANVLRKYGIIAKTVKKVSETSPNILDHMKAGKVQLIINTPVGKGPRSDDYMIRTQAITLGIPYTTTMAGAQAVVTAIEAAGEVKMSVKSIQEYYKEARKK
- a CDS encoding carbamoyl phosphate synthase small subunit, coding for MKKKAGNKSGADAAAVLMLEDGTFYKGKSAGFSGEAAGLITFDNSVGGYQELLTDPAVKGHIICMTWPEQGNTGVNSTDAESGAVHAAGFVAAQISRYTSSWRAEGDFRSYLIKNKVTAIDSLDVRAIVRHIIKKGEMGAVISAVDFDKTSLLKKARAAAKIKITAVSTDKEYKWDSRKKIKGLDLFSKEAVYLKVSDNKRKFKVAVFDFGIKNSTLKMFASAGCEVIVLPADTKAGRVAELKADGVFLSSGPGDPREMKEIQARIKQLLGKVPVFATGLGCQLMASAAGIKIDRMKAGHRGGNHSIINLETKGVEVTSQYHGFAINAQSLKKSKSGFKPLLIDLNDGDVEGIEAKKLKAFGIQYYPQARPGKHDAPFVFNRFIDYMKSAKGVK
- the carB gene encoding carbamoyl phosphate synthase large subunit (four CarB-CarA dimers form the carbamoyl phosphate synthetase holoenzyme that catalyzes the production of carbamoyl phosphate; CarB is responsible for the amidotransferase activity), which encodes MPKRTDIKKIMIIGSGPITIGQGCEFDYSGTQACKALSEEGYKTILVNSNPATIMTDPEYADRTYIEPVNEEFVEKIIKKERPDALIPTMGGQSGLNLGSQLSKSGILKKYGVELIGADYNAIEKAEDRLLFKNAIQKIGLDVPESAYVGTMEEAMAAAKIIKFPIIVRPAFTLGGAGGSIAYGMKDFKQKAYYGLKASPISRVLLEESVLGWKEYELELMRDHEDNVIQICNIENFDPMGVHTGDSICSAPAQTFTAAECALIKDAGIDIMREIGVNGGVNIQFAVNPKNGKLKVIELNPRVSRSSALASKATGFPIARVATKLAVGYTLDEVLNTMTKRTPASSEPDVDYVVTKVARFTFEKFKDTPDILGPQMKAIGEVMAMGRTFKESLQKAMRSLETGRFGFGGDGKDPLLSSLSEKDIAEKLKLPNSQRLWYIRYALQKGMGIKKINEMTGIDPWFIAQLDELIVQENKLRKKSIIKSAAFPDELRSAKESGFSDVQLAQMLGTTQDKVRALRKKFDIKPVYKHADTCAGEYDAKSSYLYSTYGGENENPINKIKKKAVILGGGPNRIGQGIEFDYCCVHGVFALKEEGYEVSMVNCNPETVSTDYDTADKLYFEPLTVEDILAISEDEGKKTGFIVQFGGQTPLKLAVPLKEADVRIMGTSPESIDRAEDRKKFDAVLTELNIPRPENGTAFNLAEAKKIVKEMGYPVLVRPSYVLGGRAMEIVYDEESFDKYAKEAFIVSEKYPILIDKFLEDAVEVDVDCICDGKEALIAGIMEHIEEAGIHSGDSACVLPPITIRGDMLEKIKQYTKALALKLNVKGLMNVQYAIRNDIVYILEANPRASRTIPFVSKATGVAWAKLATKVMTGKTLKQLKVKEKLDLPYVSVKESVFPFSKFMGADTVLGPEMKSTGEVMGLDKDFGHAYYKSQVAAGQKIPSKGTVFISVKNKDKRDVIFVAKKLVDLGFKIAATLGTANALEQFGIETIIVKKVHEKGNNIIEMIKAGKINLIINTPAGKGPRSDDYQIRLHAISLGVPYTTTMSGAQALVYAIESVSKKEVEVKPLQEYYTK